The genomic stretch TGAAGAGCATCACCAAGACCCAGGAGATGGAGAAGATGGGGGTGGACGGAGCTCTGGTGGTCACTCCTTATTACAACAAGCCCAGCCAGGAGGGCCTTTATCAGCACTTCAAAGCAGTGGCTGGAGCCACCAAGCTGCCCATCATGCTGTACAATGTTCCGGGCAGGACCGGCGTCTCCCTAGATCCGGCCACCGTCTGCCGCCTGGCAGAGATTGACAACATCGTGGCCATCAAAGAGGCCTCGGGAAACCTGGACAATGTCAGCCAGATAATCTCGCTGTGTGGCGACAAGATGGCGGTGTTCTCCGGCGACGACTCCCTGACCCTGCCGATGCTGGCCATCGGGGCCCAAGGGGTGGTGTCGGTGGTGGCTAATATCGCCCCCAAGGATACCGCCAAAATGGTGGACAAATTTTTTAAAGGCAAGCTTGATGAGGCCCAAAAGATACACCTCAAACAGTTCCCGCTGATCAAGGCCCTATTCTTGGAGACCAGCCCCGGGCCGGTCAAGGCGGCCCTGAACCTGATGGGCCTGTGTCACGCCGAGATGCGGATGCCGCTGGTGGAAATAACAGACGCCACCAAGAAACTGCTTAAAACCGAAATGAAAAAATACGGATTGATAATTTAATTCAT from Candidatus Edwardsbacteria bacterium encodes the following:
- the dapA gene encoding 4-hydroxy-tetrahydrodipicolinate synthase → MIDWKGSFVAIVTPFRNGTLDVPALERLLDFHAANGTAGVVFAATTGEGPTVLPEEYKKIVETTLKKAQGKMKVLAYTGTNDTLKSITKTQEMEKMGVDGALVVTPYYNKPSQEGLYQHFKAVAGATKLPIMLYNVPGRTGVSLDPATVCRLAEIDNIVAIKEASGNLDNVSQIISLCGDKMAVFSGDDSLTLPMLAIGAQGVVSVVANIAPKDTAKMVDKFFKGKLDEAQKIHLKQFPLIKALFLETSPGPVKAALNLMGLCHAEMRMPLVEITDATKKLLKTEMKKYGLII